From one Acidobacteriota bacterium genomic stretch:
- a CDS encoding ammonium transporter — protein MIRNRLLVIGVAAGLLLLGGLALAQPGTAPEPGSGMDERIAALEAEVAQARTSGDNSWLLVSSALVLMMTGPGLALFYGGLVRKKNVLATMMQSFGLMALVSVLWALVGFSLAFAPGNAYWGGFDHLFLQGVGGAPDPEYAGTVPFQTFMIFQMMFAIITPALITGAFAERMKFSAMVAFTVLWFFIIYTPLAHMVWGKGGLLNAFLGGRIPTLDFAGGTVVHISSGVSALVCALFVGKRLGYPREPMPPHSVVLSVIGACLLWVGWFGFNAGSALSSGALSTSAFVTTHLSAAAAALAWAAAEWIRNGKASALGAISGSVAGLVAITPAAGFVGPMSALLIGLISGVVCYYMVSRVKGVLGYDDSLDAFGIHGAGGTLGALLTGIFATSAVNPVFSDSGGNPLPVGLIDGNFQQFFNQGAGALIAWVIAGAGTWLILKLVDKVIGLRVTREEEILGLDLSQHGEEGYNL, from the coding sequence ATGATTCGAAATCGTCTGTTGGTGATAGGGGTGGCCGCGGGCCTGCTGCTGTTGGGAGGGCTGGCCCTGGCGCAGCCCGGCACGGCGCCGGAGCCGGGGAGCGGCATGGACGAGCGCATAGCCGCGCTCGAGGCCGAGGTGGCGCAGGCCAGGACTTCGGGCGACAACAGCTGGCTGCTGGTGAGTTCCGCGCTGGTGCTCATGATGACGGGCCCCGGCCTTGCCCTGTTCTACGGGGGGCTCGTGCGCAAGAAGAACGTGCTGGCCACCATGATGCAGAGTTTCGGGCTGATGGCCCTGGTGAGCGTGCTCTGGGCCCTGGTCGGGTTCAGCCTGGCGTTCGCGCCCGGGAACGCGTACTGGGGCGGCTTCGACCACCTGTTCCTGCAGGGGGTCGGCGGTGCGCCCGACCCCGAGTACGCGGGCACCGTCCCCTTCCAGACGTTCATGATTTTCCAGATGATGTTCGCCATCATCACGCCCGCCCTGATCACCGGCGCCTTCGCGGAACGGATGAAATTCAGCGCCATGGTCGCGTTCACGGTCCTCTGGTTTTTCATCATCTACACCCCCCTGGCGCACATGGTGTGGGGGAAGGGGGGGCTGCTGAACGCGTTCCTGGGGGGACGGATCCCGACCCTCGATTTCGCGGGAGGCACGGTGGTCCACATCTCCTCGGGCGTCAGCGCGCTGGTATGCGCCCTCTTTGTAGGGAAGCGGCTAGGGTACCCGCGGGAGCCGATGCCGCCGCACAGCGTGGTCCTGAGCGTGATCGGCGCCTGCCTGCTCTGGGTGGGATGGTTCGGGTTCAACGCGGGGAGCGCCCTTTCGAGCGGGGCCCTGTCCACCAGCGCTTTCGTGACCACCCACCTGAGCGCGGCCGCCGCCGCCCTGGCATGGGCCGCCGCGGAATGGATCCGCAACGGGAAGGCGAGCGCGCTGGGCGCCATATCGGGCTCTGTGGCCGGGCTGGTCGCCATCACCCCGGCCGCCGGGTTCGTCGGTCCGATGTCGGCCCTCCTCATCGGGCTGATCTCCGGCGTCGTCTGTTATTACATGGTCTCCCGGGTCAAGGGAGTGCTCGGCTACGACGATTCTCTGGACGCCTTCGGCATTCACGGCGCCGGCGGCACCCTCGGCGCGCTGCTGACCGGGATCTTCGCCACAAGCGCCGTCAACCCGGTCTTCAGCGACTCCGGCGGGAACCCCCTTCCGGTGGGGCTGATCGACGGAAATTTCCAGCAGTTCTTCAACCAGGGCGCGGGGGCGCTGATTGCGTGGGTGATCGCCGGCGCCGGGACCTGGCTGATCCTGAAGCTGGTCGACAAGGTGATCGGCCTGCGGGTCACCCGCGAGGAGGAGATCCTCGGCCTGGACCTGAGCCAGCACGGCGAGGAGGGTTACAACCTTTAG
- a CDS encoding S9 family peptidase, with translation MKPLVVIAMLSLILTWVFAARTEEPSGTEDPYLWLEEITGEKALAWVRARNAESEKELAGAPAFAGLERGILEILDSKDRIPSISKAGRWFYNFWRDEKNPRGLWRRTTLDEYRKPDPQWEVVLDLDALGKAEGRNWVWGGAQILRAGGWRRALVSLSPGGSDAVVVREFDIEDRSFVKGGFELPEAKSEVSWIDRDHIYVNTDFGPGSMTTSGYPRIGKRWRRGTPLASASTVFEGKETDVAAGAFFDDTPGFGRHFAYRSPGFYETEVYLLERGKPRRVDVPLDSNAGFHREWLLIELRTPWTVGSKTYPAGSLLVSRFDDYMKGKRALTPLFEPTDRTSLAGASWTRNHLILNVLEDVKNRLTVLTPSRGEWTSRPLAGAPGFATVSAGGVDPDESDDFLMTTSGYLTPTTLLYGTIGRAPEKLKELPAFFDASGLEVSQHFAVSRDGTRIPYFQVARKGIALDGRRPTLLYGYGGFEISMTPDYNPRVGLAWLQRGGVYVVANIRGGGEYGPRWHQAALKEKRLRAYEDFAAVAEDLFARKLTSPDRLGAMGGSNGGLLMGNMITLYPRLFGAIVCQVPLLDMKRYSKLLAGASWMAEYGDPDKPGEWDFIRMFSPYHNVKPDGKYPPVLFTTSTKDDRVHPGHARKMMAKMRDMGFDVRYYENIEGGHGGAADNAQAAHMNALAYTFLWQELQ, from the coding sequence ATGAAACCGCTCGTCGTCATCGCCATGCTGAGCCTGATCCTGACCTGGGTTTTCGCCGCCCGTACGGAGGAACCGTCCGGGACCGAAGACCCCTATCTCTGGCTCGAGGAGATCACGGGGGAGAAGGCGCTCGCATGGGTCCGGGCCCGCAACGCCGAGAGCGAGAAGGAGCTCGCCGGGGCGCCCGCGTTCGCCGGACTCGAGCGCGGCATCCTCGAGATCCTCGACTCGAAGGACCGCATCCCCTCGATCTCCAAGGCGGGCCGCTGGTTCTATAATTTCTGGCGCGACGAGAAGAACCCGCGCGGACTCTGGAGGCGCACCACCCTCGACGAATACCGGAAACCGGACCCGCAATGGGAGGTGGTGCTCGACCTGGACGCCCTGGGCAAGGCGGAGGGGCGCAACTGGGTCTGGGGCGGCGCCCAGATTCTCCGCGCGGGGGGGTGGCGCCGCGCCCTGGTGAGCCTGTCGCCCGGAGGGTCGGACGCGGTCGTGGTGCGGGAGTTCGACATCGAGGACCGCTCCTTCGTCAAGGGGGGGTTCGAACTGCCGGAAGCCAAGAGCGAGGTCTCATGGATCGATCGGGACCACATCTACGTCAACACCGATTTCGGCCCGGGCTCGATGACGACCTCGGGCTACCCCCGGATCGGCAAGCGCTGGCGGCGCGGCACCCCGCTCGCGAGCGCCTCCACGGTATTCGAGGGGAAGGAGACCGACGTCGCCGCGGGCGCGTTCTTCGACGATACTCCCGGGTTTGGGCGGCACTTCGCCTACCGTTCGCCCGGATTCTACGAGACCGAGGTCTACCTCCTCGAAAGGGGAAAACCGCGCAGGGTGGATGTGCCCCTGGACTCGAACGCCGGTTTCCACCGCGAGTGGCTCCTCATCGAACTGCGCACTCCCTGGACCGTGGGGTCGAAGACCTATCCGGCCGGGTCGCTCCTGGTTTCCCGGTTCGACGACTACATGAAGGGGAAGCGCGCGCTGACCCCGCTGTTCGAGCCGACGGACCGCACCTCGCTCGCGGGCGCCTCCTGGACGCGCAACCACCTCATCCTGAACGTCCTCGAGGACGTCAAGAACCGCCTCACGGTCCTCACCCCGTCGCGGGGGGAGTGGACGAGCCGCCCCCTGGCGGGGGCGCCCGGCTTCGCCACGGTGTCGGCCGGAGGGGTCGACCCGGACGAGAGCGACGACTTTCTCATGACGACCAGCGGGTATCTCACCCCCACGACCCTCCTGTACGGAACGATCGGCCGCGCGCCGGAAAAGCTGAAGGAGCTCCCCGCCTTCTTCGACGCCTCGGGGCTGGAGGTCAGCCAGCATTTCGCCGTCAGCCGGGACGGCACCCGGATCCCCTACTTCCAGGTGGCCCGCAAGGGGATCGCGCTCGACGGCCGGCGCCCCACCCTCCTCTATGGCTACGGCGGGTTCGAGATCTCCATGACCCCGGACTACAACCCGAGGGTCGGGCTGGCGTGGCTCCAGCGCGGTGGGGTCTACGTCGTGGCCAATATCCGCGGCGGGGGCGAATACGGCCCCCGGTGGCACCAGGCCGCGCTCAAGGAGAAGCGCCTCAGGGCTTACGAGGACTTCGCCGCGGTGGCCGAGGACCTTTTCGCGCGCAAGCTGACCTCCCCCGACCGGCTCGGCGCCATGGGGGGGAGCAACGGCGGCCTGCTGATGGGGAACATGATCACCCTCTACCCCCGCCTCTTCGGCGCCATCGTCTGCCAGGTCCCGCTGCTCGACATGAAGCGCTATTCGAAGCTGCTGGCGGGGGCCTCCTGGATGGCCGAATACGGCGACCCCGACAAGCCCGGGGAGTGGGACTTCATCAGAATGTTTTCCCCCTACCACAACGTGAAGCCGGACGGGAAATACCCCCCGGTGCTCTTCACCACCTCCACGAAGGACGATCGGGTGCACCCCGGGCACGCGCGCAAGATGATGGCAAAGATGAGGGATATGGGGTTCGACGTCCGCTATTACGAGAATATCGAGGGGGGGCACGGCGGCGCGGCCGACAACGCCCAGGCGGCGCATATGAACGCGCTGGCCTACACCTTCCTCTGGCAGGAGCTGCAATAG
- a CDS encoding hydrogenase iron-sulfur subunit, whose protein sequence is MSTTRETDRIALFVCANCARPGRKPTSAERARPVIPGFNLPGRVDRVVLPCAGRLQPEHVLKAFEAGCRVVSVVACEEQNCHHAEGSRRCSLRVQYVRSLLEEIGLGEGRLVLAHLPGSALEDLKVSAGRPAAGISPDGPAARLEGIRKAILEALGDSPPNPLAEPEPGSGAGAARAESLPPGGGVRHE, encoded by the coding sequence TTGTCAACCACCCGGGAAACCGATCGAATTGCATTGTTTGTGTGCGCCAATTGCGCGCGTCCCGGCAGGAAACCCACATCGGCTGAACGGGCTCGGCCGGTGATCCCGGGTTTCAACCTGCCGGGACGCGTGGATCGGGTGGTCCTCCCCTGCGCCGGGAGGCTCCAGCCCGAGCATGTCCTGAAGGCGTTCGAAGCCGGGTGCCGCGTCGTCAGCGTGGTGGCCTGCGAAGAACAGAACTGCCATCACGCCGAGGGAAGCCGCCGCTGCAGCCTGCGTGTGCAGTACGTCCGGTCGCTGCTGGAGGAAATCGGGTTGGGGGAGGGGCGGCTGGTCCTGGCGCATCTCCCCGGGTCGGCCCTGGAGGACCTGAAGGTGTCCGCAGGGAGGCCGGCGGCGGGGATATCCCCGGACGGCCCGGCCGCCCGCCTCGAGGGGATCCGGAAGGCAATCCTCGAGGCGCTCGGCGACTCCCCCCCGAATCCGCTCGCCGAGCCGGAGCCCGGCAGCGGGGCCGGCGCCGCGCGGGCGGAATCGCTCCCCCCCGGCGGGGGGGTGCGGCATGAATAG
- a CDS encoding tyrosine--tRNA ligase codes for MKQSAFEELSWRGLVYGNTESVPEMLSGGAVRAYNGFDATADSLHVGHLVPLMALARLQRFGHVPIAVAGGGTSMIGDPSGRSDERLLLSREAIEANIEAIKRQLAHFLDFEVKGNPALLVNNADWLLGLNLVDFLRDVGKHFTVNYMIAKDSVRMRLEREDGISFTEFSYMLLQSYDFLHLHDHFGCTLQTGGSDQWGNITAGVELIRRMRGKSAGALVYPLITKADGTKFGKTASGAVWLSPGRTSPYRFYQFWLNTDDRDVIPYLRFFTWLDRGEIGALEDAVGRSPEQREAQRRLAREMTRMVHDETALAKAEQASQVLFGGEVSGLTGGEVADIFAEVPSGEIAGARLEGDGLAVADFLVECGALASKGEARRAVEGGGIYLNNRRVADTARRVAASDMLDGRFLVVRHGRRNYRLVRVS; via the coding sequence ATGAAGCAGAGCGCGTTTGAGGAACTGTCGTGGCGGGGCCTGGTGTACGGGAACACCGAGAGCGTGCCGGAGATGCTCTCCGGCGGCGCCGTGCGGGCCTACAACGGGTTCGACGCGACGGCCGACAGCCTGCACGTCGGGCACCTGGTGCCGCTGATGGCCCTGGCCCGGCTGCAGCGCTTCGGCCACGTCCCGATCGCGGTGGCCGGCGGGGGGACGAGCATGATCGGCGACCCGAGCGGCCGCTCCGACGAGCGCCTGCTGCTGTCGCGCGAGGCGATCGAGGCCAATATCGAGGCCATCAAGCGCCAGCTGGCCCACTTCCTCGATTTCGAGGTGAAGGGCAACCCCGCGCTGCTCGTCAACAACGCCGACTGGCTCCTGGGGCTGAACCTGGTCGACTTCCTGCGTGACGTCGGCAAGCACTTCACCGTCAATTACATGATCGCCAAGGACTCGGTCCGGATGCGGCTGGAGCGCGAGGACGGGATCTCCTTCACCGAGTTCAGCTACATGCTGCTGCAGTCGTACGATTTCCTCCACCTGCACGACCACTTCGGCTGCACCCTGCAGACCGGGGGGAGCGACCAGTGGGGCAACATCACCGCCGGCGTGGAGCTGATCCGGCGGATGCGGGGCAAGAGCGCGGGCGCGCTGGTCTACCCCCTGATCACCAAGGCGGACGGGACCAAGTTCGGCAAGACCGCTTCGGGCGCCGTATGGCTCTCGCCCGGGCGGACATCCCCCTACCGTTTCTACCAGTTCTGGCTGAATACCGACGACCGCGACGTCATCCCCTACCTGCGCTTTTTCACCTGGCTCGACCGCGGCGAGATCGGGGCGCTGGAGGATGCCGTGGGCCGCAGTCCCGAGCAGCGCGAAGCGCAGCGCCGGCTGGCGCGCGAGATGACGCGGATGGTGCACGACGAAACGGCCCTGGCAAAGGCGGAGCAGGCCTCCCAGGTGCTTTTCGGCGGCGAGGTCTCGGGGCTCACGGGAGGCGAGGTGGCCGATATCTTCGCCGAGGTGCCTTCGGGAGAAATCGCCGGGGCGCGCCTCGAGGGGGACGGGCTGGCGGTCGCCGATTTCCTGGTGGAGTGCGGGGCGCTCGCGTCGAAGGGGGAGGCGCGGCGCGCCGTGGAGGGCGGGGGGATCTACCTGAACAACCGGCGCGTGGCCGACACCGCGCGCCGGGTGGCGGCCTCCGACATGCTCGACGGGCGTTTTCTCGTGGTGCGCCACGGGCGCAGGAACTACCGGCTGGTGCGGGTGTCCTGA
- a CDS encoding methyltransferase domain-containing protein — translation MTEEYSPGKLLQLARGFMESRILLSAAELNLFTLLREAPMEARDIAQRTGTDLRALTALVDALAAMGLVAKTEAGYFCPPGVARWLGEDSPETVLPMVHHMAGLWPRWSRLTAIVKGHPPAKEKLDMARNTAELRAFIGAMHSIGTPLAARIVAAVDAGTARTLLDVGGGSGTYTIAFLRAVPEMRSTLFDLPAVIEMARERLSEEGVLERTTLVAGNFHHDDFPGGHDLALISAIIHSNSPEENLNLYRRVFRALKPGGRILIRDHVMSPDRTRPRDGAIFAINMLVGTSGGGTYTFGEIEAGLESAGFAGIRLLCEGDQMDAVVEARRPQSRNAKA, via the coding sequence ATGACCGAAGAGTACAGTCCTGGAAAGCTGCTGCAGCTCGCGCGCGGGTTCATGGAAAGCCGGATCCTGCTCTCGGCCGCCGAACTGAACCTGTTCACCCTCCTCCGGGAGGCCCCGATGGAGGCCCGGGACATCGCGCAGAGGACGGGCACGGACCTCCGGGCCCTGACCGCGCTGGTCGACGCGCTGGCCGCCATGGGCCTCGTCGCGAAAACGGAGGCGGGCTATTTTTGCCCCCCCGGCGTCGCGCGCTGGCTGGGGGAGGATTCCCCCGAAACCGTGCTCCCGATGGTGCACCATATGGCGGGCCTCTGGCCCCGCTGGTCGCGCCTCACGGCCATCGTCAAGGGGCACCCCCCGGCCAAGGAAAAGCTCGACATGGCGCGCAACACCGCGGAACTGCGGGCCTTCATCGGCGCCATGCACTCGATCGGCACCCCCCTGGCCGCGCGCATCGTGGCCGCGGTCGATGCCGGGACGGCCCGGACGCTGCTGGATGTGGGGGGCGGCTCGGGCACCTACACGATCGCCTTCCTGCGCGCCGTCCCGGAAATGCGGTCGACCCTGTTCGACCTCCCCGCCGTGATCGAAATGGCCCGGGAACGCCTTTCGGAGGAGGGGGTGCTCGAGCGCACCACGCTGGTCGCCGGGAACTTTCACCACGACGATTTCCCGGGGGGGCATGACCTGGCCCTGATCTCCGCCATCATCCACTCCAACAGCCCCGAGGAAAACCTGAACCTCTACCGGAGGGTGTTCCGCGCGCTCAAACCGGGGGGGCGCATTCTGATCCGGGACCACGTCATGAGCCCCGACCGGACGCGGCCCCGGGACGGCGCGATTTTCGCGATCAACATGCTGGTGGGGACCTCCGGGGGGGGCACCTACACCTTCGGGGAGATCGAGGCCGGCCTCGAGAGTGCGGGGTTCGCCGGTATCCGCCTCCTGTGCGAGGGGGACCAGATGGACGCCGTCGTCGAGGCGCGCCGGCCCCAGTCCCGCAACGCCAAAGCCTGA
- a CDS encoding MBL fold metallo-hydrolase: MSRTFFVCLCALFCAPVPLRAQEAAAAVPVAGPVHMIEGQGAGNIGVIAHPDGAVVIDAGMAASADGVRAALDVLPGGGKIRFLVNTHWHNDHTDGNRALGPEAVIVAHDRVRPLLGRPQNLMGQTIAAAPAGALPSVTFSERLTLYAGDIPVRLVHYAGAHTNGDTVVFVDRYKAVHMGDLFFNGLFPFLDIDNGGDIESWVRHLDDIVSKLPADARIIPGHGPLATVADLVAFRNMLAESAEIVGQRIQKGATLDQVKNAGLPLRFEPWTRGFLNTAQWLELVYRSLAKN; encoded by the coding sequence ATGTCCAGAACATTCTTCGTTTGTCTTTGCGCCCTCTTCTGCGCCCCCGTCCCGCTCCGGGCCCAGGAGGCGGCCGCCGCGGTCCCGGTCGCCGGCCCGGTGCACATGATCGAGGGGCAGGGGGCGGGCAACATCGGCGTGATCGCCCACCCCGACGGCGCCGTCGTGATCGACGCCGGGATGGCGGCGTCGGCCGACGGGGTGCGCGCCGCCCTCGACGTGCTCCCGGGCGGAGGGAAGATCCGCTTTCTCGTCAACACCCACTGGCACAACGACCACACCGACGGCAACCGGGCGCTGGGCCCCGAAGCCGTCATCGTCGCCCACGACCGGGTCCGGCCGCTCCTCGGCCGGCCCCAGAACCTGATGGGACAGACGATCGCCGCGGCGCCGGCCGGGGCCCTCCCGTCGGTCACCTTTTCGGAGCGGCTGACGCTGTACGCCGGGGACATCCCGGTCCGCCTCGTGCATTACGCGGGAGCGCACACGAACGGGGACACGGTCGTCTTCGTCGACCGCTACAAGGCGGTGCACATGGGGGACCTGTTCTTCAACGGCCTCTTCCCCTTCCTCGACATCGACAACGGCGGCGACATCGAAAGCTGGGTGCGCCACCTGGACGACATCGTGTCCAAGCTGCCGGCCGACGCACGCATCATCCCCGGGCACGGACCCCTGGCCACGGTCGCGGACCTGGTCGCCTTCCGCAACATGCTGGCGGAGTCGGCCGAGATCGTGGGTCAGCGGATCCAGAAAGGGGCCACCCTGGACCAGGTCAAAAACGCCGGGCTGCCTCTCCGTTTCGAGCCCTGGACCCGCGGCTTTTTGAACACGGCCCAGTGGCTGGAGCTGGTCTACCGGAGCCTCGCGAAAAATTAG
- a CDS encoding C_GCAxxG_C_C family protein yields MRVSEKYRRLSREELLGKAYALGVAFEARSGSCSQCTVAALHEILDFEEAVVRVASSSCGGHASFSAGTCGAVVGGTMVLDRYFGRPAGLLSAEREIPGGHEALESAIEKASRLCERFVRRYGSLLCPGIQETLYGRSYNLKDPAEWEAFMQAGAHSDPAKCMSVVGNGARWTLEILLDEGAVAV; encoded by the coding sequence GTGCGCGTTTCGGAAAAATACCGCAGGCTGTCCAGGGAGGAGCTGCTGGGGAAAGCGTACGCGCTCGGGGTCGCGTTCGAGGCGCGGTCGGGGAGCTGCTCGCAGTGCACGGTGGCCGCGCTTCACGAAATCCTCGACTTCGAAGAGGCCGTGGTGAGGGTCGCCTCCTCTTCCTGCGGCGGACATGCCAGCTTTTCCGCGGGCACCTGCGGCGCCGTGGTCGGCGGGACGATGGTGCTCGACCGGTACTTCGGCCGGCCCGCGGGGCTTCTTTCCGCGGAGCGGGAGATCCCGGGGGGGCACGAGGCGCTCGAGAGCGCCATCGAAAAGGCGTCGAGGCTCTGCGAGCGGTTTGTCCGCCGTTACGGGTCGCTCCTCTGCCCCGGGATCCAGGAGACTCTCTACGGGAGATCCTACAACCTGAAGGACCCGGCCGAATGGGAGGCGTTCATGCAGGCGGGGGCCCACAGCGACCCGGCCAAGTGCATGAGCGTCGTCGGCAACGGCGCCCGCTGGACGCTGGAAATCCTCCTGGACGAGGGGGCCGTGGCCGTGTGA
- a CDS encoding methylenetetrahydrofolate reductase, which yields MNRFGRALLSGRTLVTAECLPPRGADADVMRELSASLPRELDGIVVPDNPDRVRASALSCGALLARERGRSVIMAMTSRDRNRIGLVSDALGAAALDIEAILCLGGRHQSSGIAPEAAAARDLDSIQLTQALKKMALYGSSMNGRKLEPEIKLQIGATANPYLRPLDLNLLRVRMKVHIGADFLFTHAVFDLDGFGQWLDAVRSLGLDKRTAIIASVLPLGSVERARELDRSGIYGPVGEGVIARLARSADPVREGILIAAEVAKKLKELPGIRGIHILSGGAESRAAEVMRQAGLPMVPSPAN from the coding sequence ATGAATAGGTTCGGCAGGGCGCTCCTTTCGGGCCGGACGCTGGTGACGGCCGAGTGCCTCCCTCCCCGGGGAGCCGACGCGGACGTCATGAGGGAGCTTTCCGCCTCGCTCCCCCGGGAACTGGACGGGATCGTGGTGCCGGACAATCCCGACCGGGTGCGCGCATCGGCCCTTTCCTGCGGCGCCCTGCTGGCCAGGGAAAGGGGGAGGAGCGTCATCATGGCGATGACGTCGCGCGACCGGAACCGCATCGGGCTGGTAAGCGACGCGCTCGGCGCCGCCGCCCTGGATATCGAGGCCATCCTGTGCCTGGGAGGGCGGCACCAGTCCTCGGGAATCGCGCCCGAGGCCGCTGCGGCCCGCGACCTCGACTCGATCCAGCTGACGCAGGCCCTGAAGAAAATGGCCCTCTACGGTTCCAGCATGAACGGCCGGAAACTGGAGCCCGAAATCAAGCTGCAGATCGGGGCGACGGCGAACCCCTACCTGCGCCCCCTGGACCTGAACCTGCTTCGGGTCAGGATGAAGGTCCACATCGGCGCGGACTTCCTCTTTACCCACGCCGTCTTCGACCTGGACGGCTTCGGGCAATGGCTGGACGCCGTGCGCTCCCTGGGCCTGGACAAGCGCACCGCCATCATCGCGAGCGTGCTGCCGCTCGGAAGCGTGGAGCGGGCGCGCGAGCTCGACCGGAGCGGGATCTACGGCCCGGTCGGGGAAGGGGTGATCGCAAGGCTCGCCCGTTCGGCCGACCCCGTCAGGGAAGGAATCCTCATCGCCGCCGAGGTGGCGAAGAAACTGAAGGAACTCCCCGGCATCCGGGGGATCCACATCCTCTCGGGGGGAGCGGAGTCCCGGGCGGCCGAGGTCATGCGGCAGGCTGGGCTCCCGATGGTCCCGAGCCCCGCGAACTGA
- a CDS encoding sigma-54-dependent Fis family transcriptional regulator: protein MLDLWGDENRVVRLFGHLCPRLYDLNTLACWLIEKEAHTEAFLAKVRHITQVVMEVSLLNGQRALTVRKAAGRNAAIGIPQPLDFDESRFIQDGEFRGGRHVDRMTRRGEALRRTYRVDSIVGGSAAIRRLLGLAATAARSRSSVLITGETGTGKELIANVVHYNSDRAAGPLVKVNCGALPESLLESELFGHVKGAFTGAVRDYEGRFRAAEGGTLFLDEVSEMSPRLQVKLLRVLQERQLEPVGSSRTLAVDVRIVAATGMDLRAEIKAGRFRQDLFYRLNVIPVRIPPLRERREDIPLLADHFLEKYNREAGRRVGHIPREVLAVMLAHAWPGNVRELENCIERAVVMSPDDTISLDLLPEEIRESVPPGSGGEAESSPDPRSELRRAVLQFLASRKDPAGVRALLLETVEEALLRRLVESNLYSQRELAQMLDLSRVTLRKKLAHYGIS, encoded by the coding sequence ATGCTCGATCTGTGGGGGGACGAAAACCGGGTAGTCCGCCTTTTCGGGCACCTCTGCCCGCGGCTCTACGACCTGAACACCCTCGCCTGCTGGCTCATTGAAAAGGAAGCCCATACCGAGGCGTTTCTCGCCAAGGTGCGCCACATCACCCAGGTGGTCATGGAGGTGTCGCTGCTCAACGGTCAGCGGGCGCTCACGGTCCGCAAGGCCGCCGGCCGCAACGCCGCGATCGGCATCCCCCAGCCCCTGGATTTCGACGAGAGCCGTTTCATCCAGGACGGCGAATTCCGGGGAGGGCGCCACGTCGACCGGATGACGCGGCGCGGGGAGGCGCTGCGGCGTACTTACCGCGTCGACAGTATCGTGGGCGGGAGCGCGGCGATCCGGCGGCTGTTGGGACTGGCGGCGACCGCGGCTCGTTCGCGTTCCTCGGTTCTGATTACGGGCGAGACCGGAACCGGCAAGGAGCTGATCGCCAACGTGGTCCACTACAACAGCGACCGCGCCGCCGGCCCCCTGGTCAAGGTCAACTGCGGCGCGCTTCCCGAAAGCCTCCTGGAATCGGAGCTTTTCGGACACGTGAAGGGGGCCTTTACCGGAGCCGTCAGGGATTACGAGGGGCGCTTCCGCGCGGCCGAAGGGGGGACCCTCTTCCTCGACGAGGTCAGCGAGATGAGCCCGCGGCTGCAGGTGAAGCTGCTGCGCGTGCTGCAGGAGCGGCAGCTGGAACCGGTCGGTTCCAGCCGGACCCTGGCGGTAGATGTCCGCATCGTCGCGGCCACCGGGATGGATCTGCGCGCCGAGATCAAGGCGGGGCGCTTCCGACAGGACCTGTTCTATCGACTGAACGTGATTCCCGTCCGCATTCCCCCGCTGCGCGAGCGGCGCGAGGATATCCCGCTGCTTGCGGACCACTTTCTCGAAAAGTACAACCGCGAGGCCGGCCGGCGGGTCGGCCATATACCCAGAGAGGTCCTGGCCGTCATGCTCGCCCATGCCTGGCCGGGGAATGTCCGCGAACTGGAGAACTGTATCGAGCGGGCGGTGGTCATGAGCCCGGATGACACGATATCCCTGGACCTGCTCCCCGAGGAGATCAGGGAGAGCGTGCCCCCGGGTTCCGGGGGCGAGGCGGAATCCTCCCCGGATCCCCGATCCGAATTGCGCCGGGCGGTTCTGCAGTTCCTCGCCTCCCGCAAGGATCCCGCCGGTGTGCGTGCCCTCCTGCTGGAAACGGTTGAAGAGGCTTTGCTTCGGCGCCTGGTGGAATCGAATCTCTACAGCCAGCGTGAACTGGCCCAGATGCTTGACCTCAGCCGCGTAACGCTCCGAAAAAAACTGGCTCACTACGGGATCTCCTGA